The stretch of DNA TCCAGCAGTAATGTTTCAGCAGTATTCTCCCAGTCCTGCTGGAGTCTTCTGTTGTCCTGCGTTACTGGGTGAAATACTACGTCTGATTTTTATCTGGTCATCAGATCCTTTCCAGGAATCTCAGGACATGATACTTACGATCCTGTTGTATAAAACTTCCTATTCCCCAGAGTACAGACATCTCTCCATTTCCCTGCTGAACCAATTGTGAGTTGTGTAGGGTTACAGCAGCTTCAAGCATGTCACCGAGGAAGCCCTTCATAAATCTGTTAGATCAAGCACCTTTTTCAATACGATTTCCTTGTTCAGCCACAGAACAAAATAGAAGACATTTTTACCCATTACATCAGTATGTATACATGCAGTTACAATAAGGTGCAGCTTCAGGATTAATTTCAGGTGAACAAACCTACTGTCATCAAAAAGATCAAGCCCCTTCTTCAAAGAACTGGACCCTTACATTGCAACCTGCTCTATTCAAGAAAGGTGGAACAAAATACTGTACAAAGTTATGGAAATACATCAGGCTTTTGTTCCCAATGAACACCTAAAAGAGTTTCCTTTATGTGCTAATTTGTCAAATTGTAGGGGCACACTTTGCAATCTAATTACTTCAAACGAGTAAGTTAAAGCTAGGATGGTCAAGTTCCCCATGAAGCTTTGAaactttacagtattttttgtaACACTGCATGCAAGTAATAGAAGTTGAATGCAATCCTCGTGCTATCAAAACAACTTAAAAGCTGTGTCCACCACACTTCTTCCTGCATGTTTTGATAGACTCCCCAAGACTCTCCTGCATTAGCGTGGAGGGAACTAAAATCCTATTTAATTGGTACATGACCTGCAGGATTGTATTCCGTATCATCCCCAAGAGGTAAAAGCCTGATGAAGTTCATtacagctaatttttttttgtattgcagCAGAGTTGTAATTCCTGTCATGATAAAAATGagatataaaaacaatttacaaaTTGTCTGAAAATACATGGATTTTAATTTTAGCCATTGCATTAGAGGAGATTGCAGTGGTGGTATATTATAAGTACACAGTGGCAGACTGCAATAACATAATTCTAAATATGATCTCTAATAAGTTCCACTAatccattttgtattttttgcgTACATACATGTGGATCGTTTTGGTGGATTTACATGCCTTACAACAGCTAACCTATGCTTTGTACTACAGCAAAGTTCTAATGGGCCGGTGAAGAAATCTATGCGTGAGAAGGCTGTAGAACGAAGGAACGTTAATAAGGAGCACAACAGTAACTTTAAAGCTGGATACATTCCAATTGATGAAGACCGTCTCCATAAGACAGGCTTACGTGGCAGGAAAGGCAACTTGGCCATTTGTGTGAttgttcttctttttattttggctgTCATCAATTTGATTGTGAGTATGATACTTAGGCTGTAAGCAATGTTAAGATgtctattttgtctttttattagagaaagaaaacttattCCACTATGGCTGAGAAGGACTTAAAACATAGTAAAGGAGATTTCTCATCTtactcctttcctttttgctcctttGTACTCTGAGCAGGATTAGACAGAAGAATCTTACCATTTTAGTCAtcattatttcagtattatGGTCCCATGAGGAACCTACAATTTATCAAACAGAGGAGAAGGAACCTTGaaactcttccttctctgaacTCAACAACACCAAATGTGCAACGTGTTATTAGTGCAGTACAAATATATTTGGGATAATCTGGTAAGCCAGAAATATTGTATGTGTTATAACTGAGCACCACATGAGCATTCAGAATTAATCAGCCACTGCACTTGAAACCATTGTTGTTAATACcacatttttattgcttaatcagagaaaagcaatggatttttttttgtaatgagaCATGAGCATCAGAAGGTGCTTTTTTGTAGttcaaaagtaaatatattCTAAGCTGAGATATTTTGTTAAGGAAATTTGTTTGGCTTATGATACCATGGCTACCCTTAAATGGGACAAAGATTAATTAAGGACATGATTTAAtttcaattatatatatataaatatatatatatatatatttatatatatatatattttagttaCCTTTTCAGATGAGTGTAGAAGTCAcggaaaatgcttttaataattATGGGTATTCTGATGTTTCCAGTAGGAATTGCACACACTAAAGTAAATTCATACCAAAAGCTCACTTAAATGCTAGCATTAATAAttacttcaaataaaacatctaATTCATACAATACTTTTTGTGAGACTGTCCAAGCAATCAAAGCAatctttgaaaatgtgtgtttctctttcagattaCACTTGTTATCTGGGCTGTGATTCGAATCGGTCCCAATGGCTGTGACAGTATGGAGTTCCATGAGAGTGGCTTACTGCGGTTTAAGCAAGTTTCTGACATGGGTGTTATACATCCATTATATAAAAGCACTGTAGGAGGCAGACGTAATGAAGATTTGGTGATCACTGGAAATAATCAGCCTGTAAGTTATATCACGAATTGAAAGTGTGAGAGCAACACTATGGAATTGCACTTGCATTATTAATAAACATTAAATTTGAAACATCATTAACTTAAAATACTCTGTTTGTGCAGATTGTATTTCAGCAAGGAACAACCAAGCTTAGTgtggaaaaagacaaaacttcCATTACCAGTGATATTGGCATGGAATTTGTTGACCCCCGGACACAAAACACACTGTTCAGCACAGACTATGAAACTCATGAGTTTCATCTGCCAAATGGAGTTAAAATCTTGAATGTGCAAAAGGCCTCTACGGAGAGGGTATGTCATTTTGAacttttaaaactctttctAAAAGCTACTTACGGAATTGCCCTAGCTgtagaataaggaaaaaaatactacttctAAGCATATTTGGAAATTTGACtaaaaatgcagctgtgaaaaCGTAACTGATGCTAAAAATTAGGAATGAAAACTGACATTATTACATGAGTATGACATTTGGAATACCATGCTAGCTCCGTTATCAGGATTAGAAAACCTGTGTGACTTTTTATCAAGCGTTTATGCACTTGTTTGTACATGGATaactgtttcagaaataaaatttatatggaaagcttttttatttctggtaaGAACTTCCAGAAGTAGCTACCAGAACTTCATGCGTCTATTGGAGATAAACATTAGTACAATCAGAATTTCAAAAGCCTGAGTGGAGGTGTAGAGAACAATCACAGCATTACAAGAGTTGTGTTAGTTCATGGCTTCCAGTTTAAACATGTTCTTAGTTTGGTTGCTACATTAAATATGCTTGATTTATCAGAGAACTAAAAAACCTACATACTGGTAGGCAGGCATATATGTCAAATGTCAGTTAATGTCAGACTGAAATTTCTTGCACTCATAACATCACTCATAATAAAGGCTTTTTAGACAGCAGTGCCCACAATTCTGTTTTGTAACACTAGCAAAGCAGTATCGGTGGTTTTATAGAGAGTTGTGTGTTAtaggaacaaaaaagaaaattcagtttgatCTTCTTCATGTTATCTCTGCAGGCTAACAAACAGTAAAcactggagagaaaaacaacaactatGTCCTTATATGTAAGAGGAatagattaaataaaaagagaagaatacGTTTACATAATCACTTCTTACAAGGAAGCCTGCCTTTGCTAGCAGTGTTAATTGCGCATCCCATGAAATTGTCATACAAATCATTTTAATCACAATCAAACAATatgcaaacaaacaattttACTTACCTTCCAAAATTAAGTAAGCCATGTTTATAGAcataaatgtagaaaataacaAATGGGCAGAAGCTTCATAGACATAACATGAGAGGGGCATAAAATACATTGaagtttttttattaaattgttgAGTAACATTCTTAAGGTAATTAAAATTACCTAGATAAACCCAAGTGGTACATTTTCATTGATCTCTAATACTTTCATTTGTTTACATTCTTAGATTACTAGCAATGCAACCAGTGACCTAAACATAAAGGTTGATGGACGTGCTATTGTCCGTGGAAATGAAGGCGTtttcatcacaggcaaaaccaTTGAGTTTCGAATGGGGGGTAACATGGAACTTAAAGCAGTAAGTATTTCGAAACAGCCTTTTTTGAATGTCTTAGTTTCAAATTCAAGCTGACAGTAAACTCTTGTAGCTTTGTATGGAttcaaattttatataaaataggCATAAAAGTTTACTTGTGGTCAGCACATTtagtagaattttaaaaaggtagATTATTACTTAGCTATTAATTAGTGGTTCAGTGGTTTTTAGGTAACAATGATTTAATTCTGTAAGACGCTAAAAACCCACAAAGCAATTAAAGGTAAGCTATCGGTCTTTGCACTGAAATGAATACCAAAGGGAATACATATTTCATTCTGGAGGCCTTATTGTGGACAGCAACCTTTGACAGAGGAGCAGAGACTAAAATTAGGAGCACTGCCTTCCTGCACTGTCACAGCAAGGCTCACAGCATTCACTTAAGCTTTTTGGAGATTATTAACGACACAGAGCATATAGAATGATGGAAAAGTTTCAAGGAGGGGAAAAGTGCACTTTGATTTCACATGTGAATGAATTTCACATATGAATTCAAACACTGATTCCCAtttcatatacatatttttaaattcactgCATTTGCTTATAGGTTTGTAAAGTGAAACACTGTCTACTGCACTACTAGTATCTCTCTCAGTATCAATCTACCACTGGAATGGCAAAGTACATTGGCTATAATAGAGAAGCTGGTGGGTGTTATTCGCAAATATAAACGGTGAAACCTTCgtatatggaagaaattcttcactcagagggtggtgaggcgctggcacaggttgcccagagaagctgtggatgccccatccctggaggtgttcagggccaggctggatggggccttggccaacctgatctagtgggtggcatccctgcgcatggcagggaggggtgaaactagatgatctttaaggtcccttccaaccccaagacattctatgattctatatgtTATTTATCCTGTAGATTTCTACAGCCATCTTAAAAGTGTCATTTATTGGTTAAACCAGCttgtcctttttaaaaacagtctgCCTTGTTTAACTAAGaagttatacttttttttctcctccctcttaATAGGAAAATAGCATTATCCTGAATGGGACTGTGATGGTCAGCCCATCGAGACTGCCAAGTTCTTCGTATGGGGAACAGTTTAACAATGGTAACTGGCTGCGCTTCAAGCTCTGTATGTGTGCAGATGGAACGCTGTTCAAGGTTCAAGTGACAGGTCATAACATGGGTTGTCAGACGTCTGTCAATCCGTGTGGAGCTACGCACTAAACCAGAAAGCACTACCAGGAGAGCTCTCTCTGTGTTTACATATATTTGTATGAAGTAACTGCATGCCTTCAAGGATTTCTGTTTCTACAGGAGTTTATACTAATGTTTATTACATACTATTTTTAAGCACAGACTCACGTTCAACAGTATTATGTCATCATCCTCTTAGCCATAATAGTGGCACTGTTTTAGTAAGCTTTCAGTTTACATGCACACTGAAATACCTTTTTGAATTGGGGTCTGTAGAATACATTTAAAGAACATGATTTTAGCAACAATCTTGTCTGGATTCAGTTGCCCCTAAAAGAGGTTTTTTGCCCTATATCCCAAAACCTTGAGGATTGCTGAGAATGCAACTGCAATCTGAAGTACTTCAACAGGAGTGTCTGTTTACTGTTGGATGTGGATTTTTCCACAGGATGGCTGAAGTGGCAAATTTTTGTCTTCTCATCATTTACTGCCAAAGGTTGCTGTAATGATCTCCCCCCAAAAATTATGTGGATTACTGTATGTGTACTAAAAGAAAGCTAGTGGCAGATTGGCTAATGGTACGTTATAATATTGCATTACTCCTGTCATCTATGCTcacattgttaaaaaaaaaaaataagctagcTCAAATAATACTTGCAAAATAACATGGAGTATGGAAATGtaacttcagttttgaaatagTCTAGCCGGTAAAAGTGAAAGTTGCAATTACCAAAGTGTTGCTTGAGCTCCCATCCTGTCTGTGGAATTTAGGGATTCTACACTTGCTTAATTTATGAgaagtatttataaaatgtgtttattataAAGTATGTTCTCAAAGATGGACTGATAATTTGCTTGGTGCCCAAAAAAGTGTCTTCCTGGGTGCTTTAATGGGAACAGTGTACGAATCTATTACTCAACAGCTAATAATCTGAAGCATGACCGTAAGCAAGAGCATCTAAGATGCTGCAGCATCGAAGGTCTCTTTTTCCTGTGAACGTCAGTACTGATGCATTACTGAGCACCTGATAATTCAATTCTGAAGCTAAACTGCGGGTCTGCAATTCTAAAGGTGATGGTACTGGATGCCACTACAGCAGAGGAAATACACCTGTATCTGGATCTGTCAACAGCGAAACTGTCTAGGGTGAGCTGGGGCCTTATAAAAACTCTTACTGCCTTAGAACTGCTTTTGTAGAGGCAAAAGTTGTGGTCTGTACTAAAAATAGACTAGCTCATTGTAAGATTCCTCCTTCCCCCATGtatctttttcagtttgaaattatttttttgtgtgtgggtggtttttttttttcaatataatcAAACAACCTTAATAATGAAGGCCACAAAGGTGACTTTGCAAGTACTTTTTTGACACTAAGTGCTAAGCACGCACTTCTCTTCCTAAAAGCTGTGCAAATGTTACACATTAACTTCAGAATTGGTCATTTGTTATGGGAATATAAATTACCTACCCTTGTTTTATAGCTCCTAGAGTACGCAGAATTTCACAAAAGGACAAgtcagctcctgctgcaaagAAGTTCCTGTCTAAGGTCCCAATTCCTGCATTTACTACAAGTCAGTAAGTCCTGGTGCAGGATGCGTACAGGTGGCCGTGATTTTTGGAGGGGAACCTTTATGTCAGGCGTTAGGCTGCTCTGGAGGTCAGAGGAGTCACGTTTCCCTCACTGGTTAAAGGCAAAGACAGATTTTGGTGCTATGTagctggggttttggggggtggACAGCAGTGGAGCTAACAAAAATGGGGTAAAACGCAGCAAAAGCCATTGAATTACTCACATGAAAGATTATGAGAAAGTAGTAAGGTACGTTTTGCATACTGCCTTCATAAACTTCATGGTTTTAGTGCAGTTAATATTTTATCAGTCACttcaataaagatttttaaaaacctctGGTGCTCTAAGTAGTACCCCAATTAGAATGTTTAAATTaggaacaggaaataaaatggttACATTTTCAGAACTTTCACGCAGTTGACAATGGCAGTTTGTCACTTTACttacatatatatgcaaatatatatatatatgtactgtATATAATGCTGCTTATATTCATATATTATGCATATACACGTAAACACTAACATACATATCTGACATTAATTCATACTGACATGTACATATTcatgtatacataaatataagCAGCAGCATCCTCCAAAGCCGAAATAGAATTTGGTCAATAACAGACACTGCCTCAGTCAAGTACTCACGAAGAGCACATTATAGCTCTTCTTTGGTTAATACTGTCATGCCTACATGCTAGGATGGGATTCTTGACCTGTAATTATCAAGAATTCTTATTCAAATACTATATGCAACATAGCTGAACGATGCGTCACAAAGGTACTTTTAAATCATGGTCCGAAGAATTGATTTTGAGGTGTGGATTTTTAGTCAAATGTAGCAAAACCAGTCATATAAATACCAAGTGATAAGAATTATTGACTTGCTGGCCACTGTTCATGTGgtgttaatgtattttgttGCCTTCATTATACAGTTTGAGAAATGTTGACATCATATATGCCCTGTGTTATgcagtaatttgttttttatcttctgcctaaagtacatttttttatgcttatttaaaaCACCGTGTGGCACACTGTTTATTTAAATCCCACAGATGCACTTGagattctgtttttaaaagtacattctACATGCTCTGTGTCAAAATACCATACTGGTTACGCTGAAATTCCATGTGATGAATTCTCAGCATTTGTAAAGGTGGTTGTTGTTTCAATAGGCGGAAGACAATTGGATTTCTgatctttgttttgaaatgaaacactaAATTCTAAGACACAGCTGTGGTTTTGAAGTGTTATTGTAATAATACAGTCTCTGATTAAAAGACGTTGTTTTATTGACAGTGAAACTAGTGTTTTATTAACTGTAAGTATGAATATCATTCCACATCTATTCGTCATGGATTATATAGCTAGTGGACTTTGCTCAGCGGTAATTACATATGATACCTGAAGTTACAGTTCAAAAGTCTCTACTGCGTTTAGGTTGGGAGTACCTGAGAAGCTGCATTTCTTGCCTGAAGggctggaaaagaaggaaaaggtttgGATTGTCTTTTGGgagaggtggagggagggggaagctTACCGATTTCTGaacttgctttttgaaaaatatctaaCACACCAAAACTGTGTGTTTGAGACAGGACACTGGTAATGGTTTGGGTGTCTCTTCAGTGTTGACTTTTTTAACGTCCAAGTATTTCCGCCTCCCTATTTGGACTCTTGTTATGCTGAACTTACCATAATTTCACATCTTATATGTAGATACTATGGATAACCTTCATTTGAGTGTCGTAGCTGTGGTCCTTTACTTTCACATTCCTGGATCAGTGGGAACCAAGTCACAGCAGCTTCTTAATGCACATCGCCATTCAGACTGCTGGTGGGATGGGAAGTTCTCAGTGAATTGCTCTTTTACTGGACTATCTGCTATTCCAGAAGATATATCACGAACAGCAATAACAGCTGATTTAAGTTACAACAACATTACAACTTTACTGTGTGCCAACGGGAGAAATGAAGACTGGATGCTAA from Cygnus olor isolate bCygOlo1 chromosome 4, bCygOlo1.pri.v2, whole genome shotgun sequence encodes:
- the SGCB gene encoding beta-sarcoglycan isoform X1, which produces MAAAASEQVCPRGQGAGQSSNGPVKKSMREKAVERRNVNKEHNSNFKAGYIPIDEDRLHKTGLRGRKGNLAICVIVLLFILAVINLIITLVIWAVIRIGPNGCDSMEFHESGLLRFKQVSDMGVIHPLYKSTVGGRRNEDLVITGNNQPIVFQQGTTKLSVEKDKTSITSDIGMEFVDPRTQNTLFSTDYETHEFHLPNGVKILNVQKASTERITSNATSDLNIKVDGRAIVRGNEGVFITGKTIEFRMGGNMELKAENSIILNGTVMVSPSRLPSSSYGEQFNNGNWLRFKLCMCADGTLFKVQVTGHNMGCQTSVNPCGATH
- the SGCB gene encoding beta-sarcoglycan isoform X2; the protein is MAAAASEQQSSNGPVKKSMREKAVERRNVNKEHNSNFKAGYIPIDEDRLHKTGLRGRKGNLAICVIVLLFILAVINLIITLVIWAVIRIGPNGCDSMEFHESGLLRFKQVSDMGVIHPLYKSTVGGRRNEDLVITGNNQPIVFQQGTTKLSVEKDKTSITSDIGMEFVDPRTQNTLFSTDYETHEFHLPNGVKILNVQKASTERITSNATSDLNIKVDGRAIVRGNEGVFITGKTIEFRMGGNMELKAENSIILNGTVMVSPSRLPSSSYGEQFNNGNWLRFKLCMCADGTLFKVQVTGHNMGCQTSVNPCGATH